The sequence below is a genomic window from Maylandia zebra isolate NMK-2024a linkage group LG18, Mzebra_GT3a, whole genome shotgun sequence.
CAATTTAAATGCATTTCACAGAGAAACAGTTCATGTTGTATTTGGTACATCCGCTAGATGGCGCACGTCCGTCCTGCTTTAGCATTGGTGATTTAAAATGTACTTTGATATTATTTTTGATATAGTTCTGAAGAAATTCTGACGGCCATCAGAGCCGAAAGATTTTGTAATTGAGATTTATGCAAAGTTTTAGTAGAAACAGCTGAAATGCCTCATTTAGGCAACAAAATGAGCAGATACGTAATAAAAGATTACTTATTTTTAGTTTATTAGTCACCTGCAAGCATGGTGCATTCATTCCTATAACGACTATTTATTTCTATGTTATGATTGTTTTTGAGATGaactgaaaaaaatgcaaaatttaaaataGCTGTCAGTGGTTTGGAAGTTAAAATTTACGAGGTGTCCTGAATGCCTCAGGAAGTTGTCAGCGGGGAAGCTTCGAGATGGTGGTACGTACTGCTGCTGCGTGTCTCAGGGGTAATTTCTGCTGTTATTATGTTAGTTTTAACCACCTATTCTGTCCTGTGCACGGCAGAAATTTGGACTGCAGTTTAAAGCCACCCTGGAGAACGTAACCAATGTTAGACCATTGGGGGACGACTTCCGCTGGTTCCTGAAGGTATGAGAAGCTAACATGCTAAACTGTTTTCATCCATAATAAAATATCATGCACTTTTCCTCTCTGCTAATCTTTGATCATTTCCTTAATTTAACCATGTGTAATGCTGACACATACTCACTAAATAATGAAACATgtaaacattattttttaaaagatcaTTTAtgtgtttcttgtttgttttgtcttaaATTTAGCTCAAGTGTGGAAACTGTGGAGAAATTCCAGATAAATGGCAGTATGTAACTCTGGTGGTAAGGAAGAAAGGGCAATTTTTCTATTCAgtttaacattattattattattattattattattatagaatTGCACGTATATAATATACCACCTGTACTTTGTGTTTGCCTTCACAGGAGAGTGTGCCACTCAAGGGAGGACGAGGAAGCGCCAGCATGGTGCAGAAGTGTAAACTCTGTTCCAGGGAAAATTCCATCGGTAGGCCGTGACATGACGTCCGGCTCATCTTGTCTTAATTTGCAGAGTTAAAAGCTTACGAAATGTCAACTTTTTCCTTACAGATATTCTGGGAGACACAATCACACCTTACAATGTAAGCAAACGTCCACGGTCAGTTCTCAGGTTTTTCAGTTTCTCTTTCTCTAATGTTGTGTCGTGTCTGCTGGGTTGAAGGCCGAGAACAGCGAAACCTTCAAGACGATGGTGCAGTTCGAGTGTCGAGGTCTGGAGCCCGTTGATTTCCAGCCACAAGTGAGAATCTTTGTTGTCCTATTTCCACAACTGTCCATATAAACTGGAGGAGATAAAACCCAGATTGTGTCATCATCCATGAAGCCAGAGCCACTCTCCACCAGAACTGTCATCCAGATGTTAGTTGATGTCGGTTCATTTTTATCCTGTatgaaaaaaggtttttgatGGATCACCTTTTTGCCCGTTTATTACaacaatgtaataaaaaaagttGAGGTTACAATATTTGATGTCATAAACATTTGGAGAGGGTAATCGGCCAAATCTGGGCTTGCTTTGTAGAGCACATGTCCAGCACACCAGTGCTGTTTGCCTGTGACAGTGTGTCAGGGTTCAACCCTGCAAGAACCTCTTTCGCTCTATCTTTTATGTTATGTAATGAAGCTGATGCTATCTATGCAATCTGGTAGTGTGTTCTAGGTAACACTGTGATAATGGCGTGACTTTGACTTGTTGTAATACCCTCCTCCAGGCTGGCTTTGCTGCAGAAGGAGCCGAGTCTGGAACGCCGTTTCCTGAAATCAACCTGCTAGAAAAAGTAAGCACAGGAGAAATTAAATCGCTCACTGCAAGAAAGTAAACTTGACCTTTAGCAGactttcagctgtttgtttagCACAGCAGGATACAATTCACTGATATGTGATTGATTTCCTGTGGTAGTGCGCTCTTTCATTTATCTTCACTGAACTCGTGAAAATCACTGCACTTTATCTGAAAATAATCCCTACAGTTCTTTCTCTcgctcatgtttttaaaaacaaaaacatttcaggaCTGGACCGACTACGATGAGAAAATTAGTGAGTCTGTGGGGATATATGAGGTCACACACCAGTTCATCAAGTGCTGATATCACCATGCATTGAGCCTTAGAGGAACACTGCAGGAAAACTTCCTCTGCCCCAATTCCTGGCGACGGGGAATGCCTCGACACGGAGATGTGATCGGCGCTTTGGTTGACGATGAACATTAAGGTGTGCGGATTAAGGCAACAGGTTGTTGTACACGTGTCTTGGATTGATCAACATGCTAAGAGGATggtggttttttttggttgttttttttttcagtccctCAATAAAAATGAAGGATGAACATTTTGAATtgaggtttttcttttcttttgctccTCAAACAGCAATACAAGACTGACGATGTGTAGTATGAGGTATGTCACATAATATGCTAAAGATGCTAATGGAGAATACACTTTGAAATGTCCTCcacacattttgtgtaattaagAGATAATTATGTATGACTCACTTCAGAgttaaataaaaagacaagtAACGTTAAACCTTGGGAATTAAATTAAGACGCAACTCTACTTGAAAAACATccatcccatccatccattttcttccgcttatccggggccgggtcgcgggggcagcagcccaagcagagaagcccagacctccctctccccagccacctcctccagcttgtccggaggaacaccaaggcgttcccaggccagccgagagatagaatctctccagcgtgtcctgggtctgccccggggcctcctcccgggaaAACATACAAATCCTTTTCTTGTGTTAAATTGGACTTTATAAACAATACAGATTGAGACAAGGACCCATTGTGGGTGAATTTATCAAAAGAAAGTATCAGTCACTGAAGAGGTCTTACTGTACCTGCAGAGTGCTGCAAACTTCCAACTAATTTCTCCTGTCAGGATTTATCTCACAGTAGACGCGTGGTTCAGTGTGAACAGTTGCTACTTAATATCTGCACATGCGTATActtttgaaataataaaaagctACCCTTAAAGTGACTTATCTAGATatgtaaaagtaaaacaaaacctaaCTATAAGGCTGCTTTGTGTCAAAAactgatgtttgtgtttttttacgTCTAACGTCTTTGCTTATGTCTGTAAATAGGTTGTAGTCAACAGGATTTCTAAAGGGGTTAaatataagatttaaaaaaagaccttTTTGCAAGCATCGTTATGACTTTGCATTGATATAACCCTTTTGACCACTTAAAATAACTGTAGAATTGTGATATATTTGTTTCTGCACATCGCTCTTAAAAAAGACATATTTAATATCAATGACACATTTTATCGtgcataaataaaggatatataAGCATTAGTTTGTTGAAAAACTCCAGTTTCTACCTTGTGACAGGATGTAGCTCAAAATAACTTGTTATTAAACATGAGAGGGATTTTTGATGGACTATAGGCCAGAAAGTCATTTACAACGGTTTAAATATCGGAAATGACTTTTTGGCATAACGATATAGCAACATAGCATAACAATTTAGTCCGACAACGCCTTACAAAAAGTAATCAGATAACGCAAACGATAAAGGTCAAATGATCACAGGGGACACAGGCTTGTGAGTTCTTAAACTTCCAATATTTAAccataaaaaaaacctcatgGTAGTTGTATATATATGCAGTGCTATCAATCTGGTGGACGTTATGTTTGAGGACGCATATTTATAGAAAAGTCGCTTTTGTTTAGATGTTTAAGAGCTTTATTCTAACTTATTACTAATGGTATTGTATTCCCACAGAGTGACACACCTACTTGTGCATAGACGATCTTTGCTGTACCCGCTGCTGTCAGGCCCGCTTCTCTCCGTGTTTATGTTCCTCACCGCGGGCTCTCATTGGTCACATCAGGAGCCACCACGCTGAAGATCGTTTATGTCCCAGTTACTACGCCGTGTTCACGGATTTTTTGTTTCTACCTTGTGACAGGATGTAGCTCAAAATAACTTGTTATTAAACATGAGAGGGATTTTTGATGGACTATAGGCCAGAAAGTCATTTACAACGGTTTAAATATCGGAAATGACTTTTTGGCATAACGATATAGCAACATAGCATAACAATTTAGTCCGACAACGCCTTACAAAAAGTAATCAGATAACGCAAACGATAAAGGTCAAATGATCACAGGGGACACAGGCTTGTGAGTTCTTAAACTTCCAATATTTAAccataaaaaaaacctcatgGTAGTTGTATATATATGCAGTGCTATCAATCTGGTGGACGTTATGTTTGAGGACGCATATTTATAGAAAAGTCTCCGTGTTTATGTTCCTCACCGCGGGCTCTCATTGGTCACATCAGGAGCCACCACGCTGAAGATCGTTTATGTCCCAGTTACTACGCCGTGTTCACGGATTTTCACGTCACTTGTGTGAGTGGACTCAGAGAAGCACCATGGCACCTGGAAAGAAG
It includes:
- the czib gene encoding CXXC motif containing zinc binding protein yields the protein MVKFGLQFKATLENVTNVRPLGDDFRWFLKLKCGNCGEIPDKWQYVTLVESVPLKGGRGSASMVQKCKLCSRENSIDILGDTITPYNAENSETFKTMVQFECRGLEPVDFQPQAGFAAEGAESGTPFPEINLLEKDWTDYDEKISESVGIYEVTHQFIKC